Below is a window of Paraburkholderia kururiensis DNA.
TTTGGTCTTGGCGCGGCGCTCGCTATCGTGATCGGCGCAGCGATGGGACTGAGCCGCAGGCTCGAGGCGCTCTTCGATCCGTCGTTTCAGGCGCTGCGTGCCATTCCGTCGCTGGCGTGGGTGCCGGTGTTGCTGCTCTGGATGGGCATCGACGAAGCACCGAAGATTGCGCTCGTTGCCATCGGTGCTTTCTTTCCGGTCCAGCTTGCCGTGGTGGCGGGCATTCGCAACGTGGAGCGCAAGCTCGTGGAACTCGGCGCGGTGTATCGCCTGAGTCCGGCACGCATGCTGGTGCGCATCCTCTTGCCGGCCGCGCTCCCGCAACTCTTCACGGGGTTGCGCACGGGCTTGAGTCTCGCATGGATGTTCGTGGTGGCCGCGGAACTGATCGCCGCCACGCGCGGCCTGGGCTATCTGTTGAGCGACGGGCGGGAAACCGGACGACCCGACATCGTGTTCGGCGCCATCATTCTGCTGGCGCTGATGGGCAAACTGACCGACGGCGCGATGAAGGCGCTCGAAGCGCGCGTGCTGGTGTGGCGCGATACGAATACCGGCGAGAGGCGAGGATGAGCGATTCCGTGCTCGACATACGCGTGCGGCTGAAGCGCTACGGCGGTCGCGTGGTGCTGAGCGACACGCAGCTTGCCGTGCGCCCTGGCGAGATCGTGAGCCTGCTCGGCCCGAGCGGCTGCGGCAAGAGCACGCTGCTGCGCATCGTGGCCGGTCTCGATCGCGATTTCGACGGGGCGGTCGCGCTGCGCGGCGTACCGCTCGATGGTCCGTCGCCGGAGCTTGGTGTGATCTTTCAGGAGCCGCGGCTTTTGCCGTGGCTCGACGTGGCGAACAACATCAGCTTTCCGCTGCGCGCTCGCGGCGAAGCAGCGGAGCGTGTCACGGCCCTGCTTGGAGAGGTCGGTCTGCCGGGTATAGAAGAGCGCTGGCCGAAGGAGCTCTCGGGCGGGATGGCGCAACGCGTGGCCATCGCACGCGGGCTGTTTTCGCGCCCGAGCGTGCTGCTGCTCGACGAACCGTTCAGCGCCGTCGATGCCATTACACGCATGCGTTTGCAGGACCTTTTGTTGCAGGTCACGTCGTCGCATCGCATGGCCGCGCTCGTGGTCACGCACGACGTGGACGAAGCCCTGCTGCTCTCGGACCGGGTGCTCGTGATGCAGGCTGGGCACAACGGCGCGGGCGGCGGCATCGTGCACGAGTTGCGAGTGGAGTTGCCGCGCCCGCGCAGCCGGCAGGCTGCAAGCGAAGGCGTGTTGCGAACTGCGTTGCTCGATCGGCTGGCTGCGTTGTTTGCACAACCGGCTTGAAACCGGTTGAACCCGGTTTTAAACCGGCTTGAGCTGTTGCCTTGAACCGGCCCGAGCGCCACGACGGTGACGGTTGGCCGGCGCTTGCCATACTGCCGTGCCGGCGCCTGCGGGCGCCGGCATTTTCCCGTTGAGCACTAGAACTCGAAGCCCGGACCACCCGCACCGGCTGCGGCCGGCGACGCAGCGGCCGCCGCATCCTTGGGCGCTTCATGCACCGTCGCATCCGTCGTCAGCAGCAGGCTCGCCACGGAGGCCGCGTTTTGCAGCGCCGTGCGCGTCACCTTCGTGGGGTCGACCACGCCGGTCTCCACCAGATCGCCGTATTCGCCCGTGGCCGCGTTGTAGCCGAAGTTGCCCGAGCCTTCCGCCACTTTCGCGACGATCACGCTGGCTTCTTCGCCGGCATTCGCGACGATCTGGCGCAGCGGCTCTTCCAGCGCGCGGCGCACGATGTTGATGCCCGCGTTCTGGTCCGCGTTCGCACCGTGCAGGCCCGCAATGGCCTGCTTCACGCGAATCAGCGCGACGCCTCCGCCCGGCACGATGCCTTCTTCCACCGCGGCGCGCGTGGCGTGCAGCGCATCGTCGACACGGTCCTTCTTCTCCTTCACTTCGATTTCGGTCGCGCCGCCCACCTTGATGACAGCCACGCCGCCCGCGAGTTTCGCCACGCGTTCCTGGAGCTTCTCGCGGTCATAGTCGGACGTGGCCTCGGCAATCTGCACGCGAATCTGCTTGACCCGCGCCTCGATGTTCGACTTCTCCCCACCGCCGTCGATGACGGTGGTGTTTTCCTTGCCGACCTCGATGCGCTTGGCCTGGCCCAGTTCGGCGAGCGTCGCTTTTTCGAGCGTCAGGCCGGTTTCTTCCGCAATCACCTGGCCGCCCGTGAGAATCGCGATGTCTTCGAGCAGTGCCTTGCGGCGGTCGCCGAAGCCCGGCGCTTTCACGGCCACCGTTTTCAGGATGCCGCGAATGTTGTTCACGACGAGCGTGGCGAGCGCTTCGCCTTCCACGTCTTCCGCAATGATGAGCAGGGGCCGGCCCGACTTCGCGACCTGTTCGAGTACGGGCAGCAGGTCGCGGATATTCGAAATCTTCTTGTCGTGCAGCAGTACGAACGGCTCTTCCAGGATGGCGAGCTGCCGGTCCTGATGGTTGATGAAGTAGGGCGAGAGGTAGCCGCGATCGAATTGCAGGCCTTCGACCACGTCGAGTTCGTCGGCAAGCGACTTGCCGTCTTCCACGGTAATCACGCCTTCCTTGCCGACGCGGTCGATGGCTTCCGCAATGCGCTGCCCGATCGACTCTTCGCCGTTGGCCGAGATGGTCGCGACCTGGGCGATTTCCTTGCTGGTGGTGGTCGGCTTGCTGATCTTCTTCAGTTCTTCGACTGCCGCGACCACGGCCTTGTCGATGCCGCGTTTCAGATCGAGCGGATTGAGGCCGGCGGCGACGTACTTCTGGCCCTCGCGCACGATGGCCTGTGCGAGCACCGTCGCGGTAGTCGTGCCGTCGCCGGCGGCGTCGCTCGTTTTCGAGGCGACTTCCTTGACGAGCTGCGCGCCGATGTTTTGCAACTTGTCGGCCAGCTCGATTTCCTTGGCGACGGACACGCCGTCCTTCGTCACGACGGGGCTGCCGAAACTGCGTTCGAGCACCACGTTGCGGCCCTTCGGACCGAGCGTGACCTTCACCGCATTGGCGAGCAGGTTCACGCCTTCAACCAGTTTGGACCGTGCGTTGTCGCTGAAGGCGACTTCTTTGGCTGCCATGTTTGACTCTCCCTCAGGATTGAACGACTGCGACGATGTCTTCTTCGCGCAGCACGAGCAGTTCGTTGCCGTCGACTTTCACCGCTTGCCCCGCATATTTGCCGAACAGGACGCGTTCGCCGACCTTGAGGTCCGGCTCGATACGCCTGCCGTCGTCGCCGCGACGGCCCGGACCGACTGCGACGATTTCGCCCTGATCGGGCTTCTCGGCGGCGCTTTCGGGAATGACGATGCCCGATGCCGTACGGGTTTCCTGATCGAGACGCTTCACGATCACGCGATCATGTAACGGACGTAGACTCATTTGCTGTTTCCTTCTGGACGAGTGACTAAAGGAGATGTCACAGCACCTTTGCTGCATCTTCGATTGGCACTCTCATGCGGCGAGTGCTGACCGGAAACCGAGTATAGAAACGGCGCGCAAAGGGCTCCAATAATCGATTGGCAGAACGTTTGTCGGCAGCACGGGATTTGCAATGCATGGTTTGCGCTAAAGGCGCGGCAAGGCGGGGCGGCGTATCCGGGTAGCGCCCCTCCCGAACGATGCACTCGAATCGCGAAGCGCTGAAAAGCATCGAACGAATGCTTGTTTGTGCGGCGATGGAACGGTGACTAGATTGAATGCGTGAACGTCAGATGACGAGGAGGTACCGTCATGTCGATGAACCTCGCATTGTTCTATCGCCACGCAATATCGAGGCCGCTCGAGAGCTTGCGGCGGCGCGTAGGAGACGGCTCTGCGTCCGTCGTCGCGCGGGAAAGCGCCCCCGCTGTTGCAGCACGCGAGGCGCCTTGCCCGCATCGCCACGACGCCGCGCACTTCGAACGCATTGCGACTTACGCGCGCGCCGGCTACTTCAACATGGGCTACACGCTCGATGTGTTTCACGTGAGCGAGTAGTTTTCGCCGATGTAGAGGGAGCCGATACAACGCCAGATGGAGCGCCAGTCATGAGCGATATCGTCATCGAAACGCCTGTCGTCGTCGAAGCCGGGCTGAACTACCTCGTTCCCAATGGCGAGCGGCCGGTCACTTACGCGTATGAGCCGCCTGCGGGTGTGCCATTACGAAATGGCGTCTATCGTGCGCAGCGTGTGAGGATCGCGAATGCGCGCATCACACCGCCGCCGGGCGGGCTCGCTCTCGATCGCAA
It encodes the following:
- a CDS encoding ABC transporter permease, with protein sequence MAMDDSLAPGKTNAFGAVPAHEVREVHERGTARAAAAPHAAAIRHDASDSGHAEAAEKSLRRWHWAGLALPVVFLCAIELLVRVQMLPANLVPAPSTIAGTLVHMGGERLLRQVAASTLRVLAGFGLGAALAIVIGAAMGLSRRLEALFDPSFQALRAIPSLAWVPVLLLWMGIDEAPKIALVAIGAFFPVQLAVVAGIRNVERKLVELGAVYRLSPARMLVRILLPAALPQLFTGLRTGLSLAWMFVVAAELIAATRGLGYLLSDGRETGRPDIVFGAIILLALMGKLTDGAMKALEARVLVWRDTNTGERRG
- a CDS encoding ABC transporter ATP-binding protein produces the protein MSDSVLDIRVRLKRYGGRVVLSDTQLAVRPGEIVSLLGPSGCGKSTLLRIVAGLDRDFDGAVALRGVPLDGPSPELGVIFQEPRLLPWLDVANNISFPLRARGEAAERVTALLGEVGLPGIEERWPKELSGGMAQRVAIARGLFSRPSVLLLDEPFSAVDAITRMRLQDLLLQVTSSHRMAALVVTHDVDEALLLSDRVLVMQAGHNGAGGGIVHELRVELPRPRSRQAASEGVLRTALLDRLAALFAQPA
- the groL gene encoding chaperonin GroEL (60 kDa chaperone family; promotes refolding of misfolded polypeptides especially under stressful conditions; forms two stacked rings of heptamers to form a barrel-shaped 14mer; ends can be capped by GroES; misfolded proteins enter the barrel where they are refolded when GroES binds); the encoded protein is MAAKEVAFSDNARSKLVEGVNLLANAVKVTLGPKGRNVVLERSFGSPVVTKDGVSVAKEIELADKLQNIGAQLVKEVASKTSDAAGDGTTTATVLAQAIVREGQKYVAAGLNPLDLKRGIDKAVVAAVEELKKISKPTTTSKEIAQVATISANGEESIGQRIAEAIDRVGKEGVITVEDGKSLADELDVVEGLQFDRGYLSPYFINHQDRQLAILEEPFVLLHDKKISNIRDLLPVLEQVAKSGRPLLIIAEDVEGEALATLVVNNIRGILKTVAVKAPGFGDRRKALLEDIAILTGGQVIAEETGLTLEKATLAELGQAKRIEVGKENTTVIDGGGEKSNIEARVKQIRVQIAEATSDYDREKLQERVAKLAGGVAVIKVGGATEIEVKEKKDRVDDALHATRAAVEEGIVPGGGVALIRVKQAIAGLHGANADQNAGINIVRRALEEPLRQIVANAGEEASVIVAKVAEGSGNFGYNAATGEYGDLVETGVVDPTKVTRTALQNAASVASLLLTTDATVHEAPKDAAAAASPAAAGAGGPGFEF
- a CDS encoding co-chaperone GroES, translating into MSLRPLHDRVIVKRLDQETRTASGIVIPESAAEKPDQGEIVAVGPGRRGDDGRRIEPDLKVGERVLFGKYAGQAVKVDGNELLVLREEDIVAVVQS